CAATATTAAATCGAGCGAAAATTTAGAAAAATTCAAAGATATTCCTGAAGAAGAAAAAAATGAATTGAAACATGAATTGGAAGATATAATTATTGATAAACTAACAGAATTTTTAGCACAACTTGATTTAACTAAAGAAGAAGATTTTCAAAAAGTAGAATTACTTTTAAAATTAAATAAAATGATATTAGAAAGATTCATAAAAATAGAATCAGAAAATGAAGAAGCATCATCAAAAGAGAAAAATAGCTAAAAACAAATAACTCCTCCCCCCCTCACCGAAACCACCTCAGCGGCTCTCTCGGGCTTTGGGCAAGCTTCTTGTTGAAGACGCACTGGAGCCGGGCGTAGTAGAGGCCCGCCTTCGTTAAAAATCCCCGCATGAAGTCTGACTGGTTGGAGAACTTGTCGCGGCGGAGCATCTTCTTCTTGAAGCCCCTCGTGAACATATTGTAGTCGGCGATTCCGGCTTCCGGGTTGATCACGGTCTTCGCCGCGATCCCACCCGATATTATCGCGCCGACGATCCCGTAGCCCCAGAACGGCTCGATCATCCCCGAAAGCGTCCCGGCGAGAACCAGGTCGTTCATGAAGAGCTTCGGCTCGGCGGGTATACCCATCTCCTCCTTAATCCACGGCGTAGGATATTTCTCGATCCCCACGGCGTCGAGCATCTTCAGGTAATCGGCGAGGTCTTTTTTGGTTATCTCCCTGTGGGAGAAGAGGAGCGAGTAGTCCAGGCCGTTTACCTGGGAAGTATAGCCGTAGTCGTTCGTGAAGGGCCCCATGAAGACCTCCGCCGAGGCGTTTTTTGCCTTTATCTCCCTCGATGACCAGTAGCCGTATATCTTCCGGTACTCGATCCTCAGCTTTTCGTACCCTTTCGGGTTAAGTCCGGTCGCCAAGATCGTCCCGGGCTTGAGGTCTTCGAACTTCATCCTCTTTCCGAAGTCGAATACCACGCCCGCGTCCACCGCGATCCTGAAGAGGTGGTTGTCGATGGATGTGGGTCTCGGCCCCCGCTCGACGCTGTAGGCGGTGTTGTGCTTAACGTATGGGGGGAACTTCAAAAGCTTCTTCTTGTAGTAGAACCTGGGGTAGGGGTCGCACTTTATGAAGCCCTCGTTCAGGTCGAAGCCGACGTAGTCGATCAGCTCCTCGAGCTGACAAGGCGTCGTATGGACTGAGGGGTGGAGCTTGGGCGACCCGCCGATCTTCTTTTCCGCATCCAAGATATTGACTTTGTAGCCCTCCCGCGCCAGTATTAT
The sequence above is drawn from the Candidatus Zymogenus saltonus genome and encodes:
- a CDS encoding NAD(P)-binding protein; this encodes MKKDVTIIGAGLSGMTAGIILAREGYKVNILDAEKKIGGSPKLHPSVHTTPCQLEELIDYVGFDLNEGFIKCDPYPRFYYKKKLLKFPPYVKHNTAYSVERGPRPTSIDNHLFRIAVDAGVVFDFGKRMKFEDLKPGTILATGLNPKGYEKLRIEYRKIYGYWSSREIKAKNASAEVFMGPFTNDYGYTSQVNGLDYSLLFSHREITKKDLADYLKMLDAVGIEKYPTPWIKEEMGIPAEPKLFMNDLVLAGTLSGMIEPFWGYGIVGAIISGGIAAKTVINPEAGIADYNMFTRGFKKKMLRRDKFSNQSDFMRGFLTKAGLYYARLQCVFNKKLAQSPREPLRWFR